In the genome of Megachile rotundata isolate GNS110a chromosome 16, iyMegRotu1, whole genome shotgun sequence, the window GTGAACGAAAGGGGTCCGTGGCCCGTGCGCGACGTTGGCTCTCAACTTCCGTTTTCTTGTGATCGCCGAGGCGCAAGCGACAGattgtatgtatacataaaaaaaaaaataatgagaCACCTCGGGACGACGTGTAACGTTAAGCTGTACTATTAGTATTTTAGAGCGAACGATGTGATTAGGATGGTGCACAGTATGTGAGGAGACGAAAGTAGCGAAAACTCTGTCTATTTTCCCGGAGTTGTTCCGGGTCGTTCGAACGACCCGGCCGACTGATCGACCAATCGTTATCGATCCTTAATCTCTTTGTATTCAACGTGTAATTATAGCATCGTCGTGCGACCTGATTGATTTCCCGTACGTAccgcttttttttcttttccctctctctctctctgtcagtCCATCTATCTATTTACCGACCAGTGACGACGATTGTCCGTCGAAGGTTCAACTGGAGAAAGTACAATGAGAAAACGCGATCCTGGAACCACGTTCCAGGTCGTTCGTCGTTCTCAGACATATCATCGGACCCGTTCGTTCTGTTTGCGTTCGCAAAGCCATGTCGACCAATTTTATACTCCCCtgatgatgatgataatgatGATTATGATGAATGCGAGGCTCGTTTTTTGATAAGATGCATCCGCGACGACTGTGTGtgtagaaatatattttattactgagATAATTTTGCAGATAATTTCTCATACGTTCATTCTAACCGCTGTTGTCTCTCGGACGAGGTTATTTGAAGCGGCAAGCGATCCTGAGAGCGAATGCTATTGAACTGTAACACATTGAATTAGAATAAAAAGAAACTGTTACATCGCCCAACATTGTGCTTTTGCGTTTGAAACTCGCCAGCAAACGGACCACGTTCGTTGTCTCCTTATTTTTGGAACAATCAGCTGAAAAGTAAATAAAGAAAACAGTTCATCGTTTCTCGACCTCCTTTTTTATCTTCACGCCACGAACACTGGGTTccttttttagaaaaatatttaattctcaAAAAGTATACATGGACAGAGATCCGTTTGAAATAGAAGAAAGATCATCCGGGCTGAGCATCTATCTCGAAGATCTGTCTACCGGCGCAGAATGCCAGCTGTGGTACTACGAAGACGGTTCTTGTTTTCTTTGCGTATTTCGGATTCACTGGACCTATGTCGAAGCTGTACGTACCTCCAGTCAAGTTCCTGACCATAGCTAAAGTCTGCGGAAAAAACGTTAGACATTAGTGTGCGCAACGAGTagctgtaaaataaaaatgtaggcTAATTTGCCCATGGACAGCCTATATGTAAAAACGACACGATGAAGATCATATATAAGCTGCCGGAGCTTGCTAATAGAGCCTGCTCAAGAGTATGGTTGCCCTAGAGTGTCCAGCTTACCGCATGAGATCGCAGGTCGACCACCCTGAAGAGATTAGTGTCAGAACCGCCGCAAGCAAGAAACATGTTCGTCACGTACTTTCCGCAATAAAGTAGAGAAGAGTAACTGTCAGGTTCTACGGTGACCAGGTGTTTTCCACTGCCATAGTCCCATAATTGGATTGAATTATCCCTCTGCCAGGCGCATGATAGAATCTGATCACaggaataatttttaaatgattttgtATTCTGAGTGATTTTTTTTTACTTAGTGACTCTGCCTTTTTAATTTAAGTTTTGTTTGCTTACTATACCATTCTACACTTGTGCTTCATTCTTTTAAAAAATGGTAGAAAGAGACAATAGAACAAAATAAATGCGAGTATGAAGAAAGAAATTGATCAAGGATCAATCGGCTATGatggatttaaaaaattaaactatgCTTCATTTGATCTCTGATAGCTTTAGGCAATGAACCTTGAAAACTGTTGTCAAATATGAGAAGTGCACCTCAATgggaaataatttaatattaagaaaatgTAAATTAGATTTGAGAATGACCATGACGAGTTTGAGTTCTAACTGTATGGACCTCTCTTCCATTCTTGCTGATGTCCAGTGCATCGCCACATATGTGGACACCGGATATCCGTCTAAGAGCATGAGGTTGCCTGGTGTCCCAGAACTGAATGGTGTCGTCCCATCCACCACTGATTAACTCGTGTGCCGATTTTGGATTAAAACACGCGCAAAAAACTCTGGATTTGTGACCGTCCATAACTTCCAAGGACTCGCTGGAACAGGGAAGTGTGTTTAGGTTAGGATTACGATGATTGGGATTGCTTTAGAAGATAACAAGTTTGATAAAAGCGATTGTAAATCGAAGTACTGTTACACAGAGTTTTTGTAAATGATATAGTGCAGACAATGAGTGAAATGACTAcaagttttaattattataagcaaaaatattgttattgaaaaatatttaattctcaAAAGGAATTTGTAAAAAAGGTGTTTGTAAAATAGCCTAGCCATGATGAACAATGAGATTATCGGTAAGAATGATTGTTACAATTAAGATTGTAAATGAAAGCATGACCATGATAGCTATTACACGTGGAATCAGAACATAGAAATATCAGAAATGTTACAACACCCTGAATTATGGGATTCCCCTATTTCAAGCGTTTTACGTGCCTTCATCAAATTCAGCCATAAAACTCACACATAAGTTCCCCATAGGATCTAAAGATTGTATATTCTGACCCGTTTTAAGAACTACATATGAGTATTAccgaaattgaaataaataattgaaactaATCTAAATTGTTATTTCTAAGTAATCTTTGTGCAGAAGAAAATCAGACATTAATTCCTTTAATATAAATGTAGCGTTTTCAGAATtaatagttttattattattaa includes:
- the LOC100877805 gene encoding striatin homolog isoform X2, which gives rise to MQKHLKQLQQIIDIEQDVLCICYTETYEFLAAGLTDGTVKLYKTNSKGENFQLRDIEITQKPSPVTSIKHRPVHRSHPITRTIIATYVNGCVKCWHYPSSQCLYTIREKRQTLGLAYHNHLPKFVTVGNDAKIFLYDEETKKLERAFQASESLEVMDGHKSRVFCACFNPKSAHELISGGWDDTIQFWDTRQPHALRRISGVHICGDALDISKNGREILSCAWQRDNSIQLWDYGSGKHLVTVEPDSYSSLLYCGKYVTNMFLACGGSDTNLFRVVDLRSHATLAMVRNLTGGTYSFDIGPVNPKYAKKTRTVFVVPQLAFCAGRQIFEIDAQPG
- the LOC100877805 gene encoding striatin homolog isoform X1, translating into MDAELRFSYRQSSVGFSPERLEFDGNVTVLRQLDIEQDVLCICYTETYEFLAAGLTDGTVKLYKTNSKGENFQLRDIEITQKPSPVTSIKHRPVHRSHPITRTIIATYVNGCVKCWHYPSSQCLYTIREKRQTLGLAYHNHLPKFVTVGNDAKIFLYDEETKKLERAFQASESLEVMDGHKSRVFCACFNPKSAHELISGGWDDTIQFWDTRQPHALRRISGVHICGDALDISKNGREILSCAWQRDNSIQLWDYGSGKHLVTVEPDSYSSLLYCGKYVTNMFLACGGSDTNLFRVVDLRSHATLAMVRNLTGGTYSFDIGPVNPKYAKKTRTVFVVPQLAFCAGRQIFEIDAQPG